In Elephas maximus indicus isolate mEleMax1 chromosome 7, mEleMax1 primary haplotype, whole genome shotgun sequence, the following proteins share a genomic window:
- the LOC126080300 gene encoding olfactory receptor 8K1-like, which yields MNQMEKHNHTAVTEATEFILRGITDNPRLQAPLFGIFFFIYLVTVVANLGMIVLTHLDSKLHTPMYFFLRHLSITDLGYSTVIGPKMMVNFVVHKNTISLNWCATQLASFEIFIITELFILSAMAYDRYVAICKPLLYVVIMAEKVRWLLVLTPYLYSTFLSLFLTIKLFKSSFCGSNIIRYFYCDSLLLMSMLCSDTHELELIILIFSGCNLLSSFLIVLVSYMFILVAILRMNSAERRHKAFSTCGSHLTVVVVFYGTLLFIYLQPKSVHTFDIDKMASVFYTLVIPMLNPLIYSLRNKEVKEAIKRTLSNRCKILKIF from the coding sequence ATGAACCAAATGGAGAAACACAATCATACGGCAGTGACTGAGGCAACTGAATTTATTCTCAGGGGCATCACTGACAACCCTAGGCTGCAAGCACCACTCTTTGGAatctttttcttcatatacttggTCACAGTGGTAGCCAATCTGGGCATGATTGTCTTGACCCATTTGGACTCCAAGCtacacactcccatgtactttttccttagGCATTTGTCTATTACTGACCTTGGTTACTCCACTGTCATTGGTCCTAAAATGATGGTAAACTTTGTAGTACACAAAAATACAATTTCCCTCAATTGGTGTGCCACCCAGCTAGCATCCTTTGAGATTTTCATCATCACTGAACTGTTTATTCTGTCAGcaatggcctatgatcgctatgtggccatctgcaaaccTCTTCTCTATGTGGTCATCATGGCAGAGAAAGTGCGCTGGTTGCTTGTACTTACTCCCTATCTCTACAGCACATTTCTGTCCCTATTTCTCACAATTAAGTTATTTAAATCATCCTTCTGTGGCTCTAACATTATCAGGTATTTTTACTGTGACTCTCTCCTTCTGATGTCCATGctgtgttctgacacacatgaattaGAGTtgatcattttgatcttttcaggCTGTAATTTGCTCTCCTCCTTCTTGATTGTTCTTGTATCCTACATGTTTATTCTTGTGGCCATCCTCAGAATGAATTCAGCTGAACGAAGACataaagccttctccacctgtggctcCCATCTGACAGTGGTGGTTGTATTCTACGGGACACTATTGTTTATTTACTTGCAGCCTAAATCCGTCCATACATTCGATATTGATAAAATGGCTTCTGTGTTTTATACTCTGGTGATCCCTATGCTGAATCCACTGATCTACAGCCTAAGGAACAAAGAGGTAAAAGAAGCCATAAAGAGAACATTAAGTAACCGATGCaaaattctcaaaatattttaa